One genomic segment of Chelonia mydas isolate rCheMyd1 chromosome 1, rCheMyd1.pri.v2, whole genome shotgun sequence includes these proteins:
- the LOC119565180 gene encoding olfactory receptor 51G2-like produces MSAVNDTKFNSVIFLLTGIPGLEDIHLWISIPFCFMYVLSIVGNSVILFIIKTDPSLHEPMYIFLSMLAVTDLGLSIVTIPTILGIYLFNSRRISLEACFAQMFFIHSLSKIESFVLLLMAFDRFIAICNPLRYTSILTPLRIAMMGLVVVVRSVALILPFPILLKQFRYCRDNVLTHSYCLHQDIMKAACSDFSVNSIYGLFVKVVTVGLDSFLIFLSYVMILKTVLSIASHRECLRALNTCVSHLCAVVLFYISDIGLSLIHRFGNSSTHLLQIILGYIYLLVPPLVNPIVYSVKSKHLRERVIRAFVK; encoded by the coding sequence ATGTCGGCTGTCAATGACACTAAATTCAACTCTGTAATATTCCTTCTCACCGGGATACCTGGGCTGGAAGACATCCACCTCTggatctctatccccttctgcttCATGTATGTTCTTTCAATCgtaggaaattcagtcattctgttcattataaaaacagatcctagcctccatgagcccatgtacattttcctttccatgttggccgTCACGGACCTTGGCTTATCCATTGTCACCATACCGACGATACTGGGCATATACTTGTTTAACTCTAGGAGAATCAGCCTCGAGGCCTGTTTTGCCCAGATGTTCTTCATCCACTCGCTTTCAAAAATTGAGTCCTTTGTCCTCTTGTTGATGGCCTTTGACCGCTTCATAGCAATTTGTAACCCACTGAGATATACCTCCATCTTAACTCCATTGAGAATAGCCATGATGGGCCTGGTGGTTGTGGTAAGATCGGTGGCCCTAATACTCCCATTCCCCATTCTCCTGAAACAGTTCCGATACTGTAGAGACAATGTCCTCACCCATTCCTACTGCCTGCACCAGGACATCATGAAGGCGGCTTGTTCAGACTTCTCAGTGAACAGCATCTATGGCTTGTTTGTCAAAGTCGTCACGGTTGGGTTGGACTCGTTTctcatcttcctctcttatgtgatgatcctcAAAACAGTGCTGAGTATCGCATCCCACAGAGAGTGCCTCAGGGCCCTGAACACCTGTGTCTCCCATCTCTGCGCTGTCGTGCTCTTCTACATATCAGACATTGGCCTGTCTTTGATACACAGATTTGGAAATAGCTCTACTCACTTGCTTCAGATTATCCTGGGCTACATCTACCTGCTGGTCCCGCCCCTGGTGAACCCAATTGTGTACAGtgtgaaaagcaaacaccttCGTGAGAGGGTAATCAGGGCATTTGTCAAGTGA
- the LOC119565179 gene encoding olfactory receptor 51G2-like: MSAVNDTKLNSAMFLLTGIPGQEDVPLWISIPFCFIYVFSILGNSTIMFIIKTDPSLHEPMYIFLSMLAITDLGLSISTTPTILGMYLFNSREVSLDACFAQLFFIHSFVLIESSILLLMAFDRFVAISNPLRYTSILTLPRIFKMGLVCVLRGVAVSSPFPFLLKRFHYCRVNVLSHSYCLHQDVMKLACSDITVNYIYGLFLMVSIVGLDSLLIFLSYVMILKTVLSVASHTECLRALNTCVSHLCAVLLFYIPDIGLSLIHRLGKGSSPLLQIVLGYIYLLVPPLMNPIVYSVNSKHLRGRIIRVFVK, translated from the coding sequence atgtcagctgtcaatgaCACCAAACTCAACTCTGCAATGTTCCTTCTCAccgggatacctgggcaggaagacGTCCCTCTCTggatctctatccccttctgcttCATTTATGTTTTTTCAATATTGGGAAATTCAACCATTatgttcattataaaaacagatccaagtctccatgagcccatgtacattttcctttccatgttggccaTCACGGACCTTGGCTTATCGATATCCACCACACCGACAATACTGGGTATGTACTTGTTTAACTCTAGGGAGGTCAGCCTCGATGCCTGTTTtgcccagctgttcttcatccactcATTTGTATTAATTGAATCCTCAATACTCTTGTTGATGGCATTTGACCGCTTTGTCGCAATCTCTAACCCACTGAGATATACTTCCATCTTAACCCTGCCGAGAATATTCAAGATGGGATTGGTATGTGTGCTAAGAGGGGTGGCCGTATCATCCCCATTCCCCTTTCTCCTGAAACGGTTCCACTACTGTCGAGTCaatgtcctctcccattcctactgCCTGCACCAGGATGTCATGAAGCTGGCTTGTTCGGATATCACAGTCAACTACATCTATGGCTTGTTTCTTATGGTCTCCATCGTGGGGTTGGATTCActgctcatcttcctctcttatgtgatgatcctcAAAACGGTGCTGAGTGTTGCATCCCACACGGAGTGCCTCAGGGCCCTGAACACCTgcgtctcccacctctgtgccgtCCTGCTCTTCTACATACCAGATATCGGCTTGTCTTTGATACACAGATTGGGGAAGGGCTCTTCTCCCTTACTACAGATTGTCCTGGGATACATCTACCTGCTCGTCCCACCCCTGATGAACCCAATCGTGTACAGTGTGAATAGCAAACACCTTCGTGGGAGGATAATCAGAGTGTTTGTCAAGTGA